A single region of the Mannheimia bovis genome encodes:
- a CDS encoding XRE family transcriptional regulator, translating into MSDLSSRLSNLLAQKNLSLNAFAKMVGVTQPAISKIVNGETLNPKYIVEIADALDVSVEWLKTGKGEAPDFAKLEDNPTAYEDEKPMFRLEVLDVYASAGNGSFITGDLTSYTHAVEFENAYFAQVFQRANAKGLSIINVDGDSMEPTIGSGDLLFVDTTKSAYQGDGVYVFSYGENLYVKRLQFAGDVLLVISDNPRYKEWEIKKENEHKFKIHGKVEFMQGHIRRV; encoded by the coding sequence ATGTCTGATTTATCAAGTCGTCTGAGTAATTTGCTTGCTCAAAAAAATTTATCTCTAAACGCATTTGCAAAAATGGTGGGGGTTACACAACCTGCTATATCTAAAATCGTGAATGGAGAAACCCTTAATCCAAAATACATTGTTGAAATTGCGGATGCTCTAGACGTATCAGTCGAATGGCTAAAAACAGGCAAAGGTGAAGCTCCTGATTTTGCAAAATTAGAAGATAACCCGACCGCTTACGAAGATGAAAAGCCAATGTTTCGCCTTGAAGTGTTAGATGTGTATGCCTCTGCCGGCAATGGCAGTTTTATAACCGGCGATTTAACTTCATACACGCACGCCGTTGAATTTGAAAATGCCTATTTTGCTCAAGTCTTTCAGCGGGCAAATGCAAAAGGGCTATCCATTATCAATGTAGATGGCGACTCAATGGAACCAACCATCGGTAGCGGCGATTTGCTATTCGTGGACACCACAAAATCAGCCTATCAGGGCGATGGCGTTTATGTGTTTAGCTACGGCGAGAATTTATATGTGAAACGCTTGCAGTTTGCCGGCGATGTGTTGTTAGTGATTTCAGATAACCCACGCTATAAAGAATGGGAAATCAAAAAAGAAAACGAGCATAAATTCAAAATTCACGGCAAAGTGGAATTTATGCAAGGGCATATTAGAAGGGTTTAG
- a CDS encoding MazG-like family protein, producing METLNELINNIEKWAEERNLIDGSTPQKQFVKLMEEFGELCSGVSKNKSDVIIDSIGDCLVVTIILACQIRANRWFIEKAVVDADYSTENNEFICIRLAGVLGNLSKLLMFRNGTFHRNEVYSNFYEIAYFLNKLALNKEMDLGKCLDAAWQEIKDRKGKMINGVFVKESDL from the coding sequence ATGGAAACATTAAATGAATTAATTAACAATATAGAAAAATGGGCTGAAGAGCGAAATTTAATTGATGGTTCAACACCCCAAAAACAATTTGTTAAACTTATGGAGGAGTTCGGCGAATTGTGTTCGGGAGTATCTAAAAATAAATCGGATGTTATTATTGATAGTATTGGTGATTGTCTTGTTGTTACAATTATATTAGCTTGTCAGATAAGAGCTAATAGATGGTTTATTGAAAAGGCTGTAGTTGATGCAGATTACTCAACTGAAAATAATGAGTTTATTTGTATAAGGCTAGCAGGTGTTTTGGGTAATTTATCTAAATTACTTATGTTCAGAAATGGTACTTTTCACAGAAATGAGGTGTATTCTAATTTTTATGAAATAGCATATTTTCTAAATAAATTGGCCCTGAATAAAGAAATGGATTTAGGAAAATGTTTAGATGCTGCTTGGCAAGAAATTAAGGATAGGAAAGGAAAAATGATTAATGGGGTGTTTGTTAAAGAGAGTGATTTATAG
- a CDS encoding BRCT domain-containing protein, protein MDILLFFIFAPSFSFILPRYWKQKRNLSYWLGVPLGIFLGLIIGGLISSQIDQKNYTSSLVLVVLFTSLFIYCLKGITHKKLKDTNTAELTKPNETLETSLLSGNIQFWYTDSKGNSTLRNVKVVTINNVYLEAFDLEKKGYRTFRLESINNEIIDISTGEILSKDKWLESNKTNQTSKYNYKSSKTTTNYNDNSPHICFTGFPKVERELLEALAELNGYRVRKSITKNLNYLVCGNNAGPAKIIEAERRNAEIISEKEFLSRINK, encoded by the coding sequence ATGGATATTTTACTTTTCTTTATCTTTGCTCCTTCATTTAGTTTTATACTGCCTCGTTATTGGAAACAAAAACGAAACCTTTCTTACTGGTTAGGTGTTCCGCTTGGGATATTTTTAGGTTTAATTATTGGTGGATTAATTAGTTCTCAAATAGATCAAAAAAATTATACCTCATCTCTTGTACTGGTCGTACTATTCACTAGTTTATTCATTTATTGCTTAAAAGGCATTACACACAAAAAATTAAAAGATACTAATACTGCTGAATTAACAAAACCAAATGAAACATTAGAAACTTCTCTATTAAGTGGAAATATTCAATTTTGGTACACTGATTCTAAAGGTAATAGTACTTTGAGAAATGTAAAAGTGGTTACTATCAATAATGTTTACTTGGAAGCTTTTGATTTAGAAAAGAAAGGGTATAGAACCTTTAGACTTGAATCTATCAATAACGAGATTATTGATATTTCAACTGGCGAAATTCTATCAAAGGATAAATGGCTAGAATCAAATAAAACCAATCAAACGAGTAAATATAATTATAAATCCTCAAAAACTACGACTAACTATAATGATAACTCCCCTCACATTTGTTTTACTGGTTTTCCTAAAGTAGAGCGAGAGCTATTAGAAGCTCTAGCAGAATTAAATGGCTATAGAGTTAGAAAAAGTATTACGAAAAATTTAAATTATTTGGTATGTGGAAACAATGCGGGACCAGCGAAAATTATAGAAGCCGAAAGACGAAATGCTGAAATTATTAGTGAAAAAGAATTTTTATCTAGGATAAATAAATAA
- a CDS encoding ribbon-helix-helix protein, CopG family codes for MKLSTNQLKALSDERRGVKVKGFKLPISFITELEQLSAQYNIPQNQLIMQAVELFKQSKGA; via the coding sequence ATGAAATTGTCAACCAATCAATTAAAAGCACTAAGTGATGAAAGAAGAGGTGTAAAAGTCAAAGGCTTTAAACTCCCGATTAGCTTTATCACTGAACTAGAACAGTTATCCGCTCAATACAACATTCCACAAAATCAACTCATTATGCAAGCGGTTGAATTATTCAAACAATCAAAAGGGGCGTAA
- a CDS encoding pyruvate kinase, which yields MKPFNLEEALAGEPVKLRSGRKAYIKYSLKAEKVECGVYSEIQGYVLNERNQFLYACSWTEEGNYYDFNSEDDIIGMWEEQQPRITLNLPAPLKEPREGMCFIKWGMIYKSNWVKSTPLKCMEQERLKEGGYFANEQDAQEWIDAMKNNRA from the coding sequence ATGAAACCATTTAATTTAGAAGAAGCATTGGCTGGGGAACCGGTAAAATTAAGAAGTGGCAGAAAGGCCTATATTAAATATAGCTTAAAAGCAGAAAAAGTAGAATGCGGTGTTTATTCAGAAATACAAGGATATGTATTAAATGAACGCAATCAATTTTTATATGCTTGCTCTTGGACTGAAGAAGGTAATTATTACGATTTTAATAGTGAGGATGACATCATCGGAATGTGGGAAGAACAACAACCACGCATAACACTCAACTTGCCTGCTCCACTCAAAGAACCCCGTGAAGGTATGTGTTTCATTAAATGGGGAATGATTTATAAATCAAATTGGGTGAAAAGTACTCCATTGAAATGTATGGAACAAGAAAGACTTAAGGAAGGAGGCTATTTTGCAAACGAGCAAGACGCTCAAGAATGGATTGACGCAATGAAAAACAACCGAGCATAA
- a CDS encoding efflux transporter outer membrane subunit gives MNLYKLSTIAIFTAFLTACNSITVDTQSSVEVPLEFDQTQAAKGTNEIQQWWKNWNDPQLTALIEKGLANSLDIKLTQARLAEAQANSQYTEADKGINIGASGSVGGGLMDMDTGLFDSKRSDAGIAQGGISASWEPDFFGKKRSDADAARAGALARQEQVYGAQLLVSSSIAENYFRIYAIEQQQEILRKNVSTLNELQRYIQGRFNAGQATAYEISEIKAQITALQAQQSMLQSQADALTRNIAVLIGSVPQGFHIAKSGNPLAKIPDSPSGQMPSTVIERRPDIRANARQVEAMAAKLASAKADLYPRFDIQFLGQGGYIKINNDLSPISALANLVSVGVKLPIFTNGRIQANIDASDARLQAAMIEYDNSLLKALGEVDSAYQHQASLSKQSQLLQNAVKQAQKQANDAQSLFKYGEKTLDVVIRARTLVLNYQQQLVQSQLSQALNLISLYKALGGGWR, from the coding sequence ATGAACCTCTATAAATTATCAACAATTGCAATTTTTACCGCTTTTTTGACCGCTTGTAATAGTATTACCGTCGATACCCAATCTTCCGTTGAAGTACCGCTTGAGTTTGATCAAACTCAAGCAGCTAAAGGAACGAATGAAATCCAACAATGGTGGAAAAACTGGAATGATCCGCAATTAACGGCATTGATTGAAAAAGGGTTAGCAAACAGCCTTGATATCAAACTCACCCAAGCCCGATTAGCGGAAGCTCAAGCCAACAGCCAATATACCGAAGCCGATAAAGGGATTAACATTGGGGCAAGTGGTTCTGTTGGTGGAGGTCTGATGGATATGGATACAGGTCTGTTTGATTCAAAACGATCTGATGCGGGAATAGCACAAGGTGGCATTTCTGCTTCTTGGGAACCTGATTTTTTTGGCAAAAAACGCAGCGATGCTGATGCCGCAAGAGCAGGAGCGTTAGCACGCCAAGAACAAGTTTATGGTGCACAGCTTTTAGTTTCCAGCAGTATTGCGGAAAATTATTTCCGAATTTATGCCATTGAGCAGCAACAAGAAATTCTTCGTAAAAATGTGTCTACCTTGAATGAACTACAGCGTTATATTCAAGGGCGTTTTAATGCAGGGCAGGCAACTGCGTATGAAATCAGTGAAATTAAAGCTCAAATCACTGCATTACAGGCTCAACAATCAATGTTACAATCACAAGCTGATGCCCTCACTCGTAATATTGCGGTATTGATTGGCTCTGTACCACAAGGTTTTCACATTGCCAAAAGTGGTAATCCATTAGCGAAAATTCCGGATAGCCCGAGTGGGCAAATGCCAAGTACGGTGATTGAACGCCGTCCGGATATAAGAGCAAATGCCCGTCAGGTAGAAGCAATGGCGGCTAAGCTTGCAAGTGCGAAAGCAGATCTTTATCCTCGTTTTGATATTCAGTTCTTAGGGCAGGGCGGTTATATCAAAATCAACAATGACCTCTCGCCGATTTCGGCTTTAGCGAACCTAGTGAGTGTTGGCGTGAAGCTCCCGATTTTTACCAATGGCAGAATTCAAGCGAATATCGATGCTTCAGATGCTCGCTTGCAAGCTGCGATGATTGAGTACGACAACAGTCTCTTAAAAGCACTTGGCGAGGTAGATTCGGCTTATCAACATCAAGCTAGTTTAAGTAAGCAAAGCCAGTTATTGCAAAATGCGGTAAAACAGGCTCAAAAGCAGGCAAACGATGCTCAAAGTCTGTTTAAATATGGCGAAAAAACCTTAGATGTAGTGATTAGAGCAAGAACGTTGGTATTGAATTATCAACAGCAACTTGTTCAATCTCAGCTTTCACAAGCCTTAAATTTAATTAGCTTGTATAAAGCACTTGGCGGAGGCTGGCGATAA
- a CDS encoding BRCT domain-containing protein: MSDLNDKRNAAFILTLCGLIDGIACDLTFKKQEAIFIDTFLLNATDSFKFNETSIAVYYEVKNFILPFIDNEKILNPDALISEIDTLIQHILSLSSSFMENVHFQIEDDVFYLQGFCKGLVSDGKISIDEINVLIDFLNQKSYLSTNPVCRTLYDTLEQFAGIELSNDDVEKIKQLIIAFGGASEEVVDGLSLSESEFFFDKVENASIKDSKIVFTGKFSICSRGLCEAFAKSLNATPTKNPSYQTTLVIVGSLGSNDWRTASFGKKIEEAKELQQRGAKLKIITENQWLEFMPSDEREIFENLIHS; the protein is encoded by the coding sequence ATGTCTGACTTGAACGACAAAAGAAATGCAGCTTTTATTCTTACACTATGTGGGCTTATTGATGGAATAGCTTGTGATTTAACATTTAAGAAGCAAGAGGCTATCTTTATTGATACCTTTTTATTAAATGCTACGGATAGCTTTAAATTTAATGAAACATCTATAGCCGTTTACTACGAAGTAAAAAACTTTATCCTGCCTTTTATTGATAACGAAAAAATATTAAATCCTGATGCTTTAATATCTGAAATTGATACATTAATTCAGCATATTTTATCTTTATCATCTTCTTTTATGGAGAACGTTCATTTTCAAATAGAAGATGATGTTTTTTACCTGCAAGGATTTTGTAAAGGGCTTGTTTCAGATGGAAAAATATCTATTGATGAAATTAATGTATTAATAGATTTTCTGAATCAGAAGAGTTATCTATCTACTAACCCTGTCTGTCGAACTCTTTATGATACTTTAGAGCAATTTGCAGGAATTGAATTATCTAACGATGACGTAGAAAAAATAAAACAGCTCATTATAGCCTTTGGTGGGGCAAGTGAAGAAGTTGTAGATGGGTTATCTTTAAGTGAATCAGAGTTTTTCTTTGATAAAGTTGAAAATGCCTCTATTAAAGACTCTAAAATCGTTTTTACCGGAAAATTTTCTATTTGTTCAAGGGGGCTTTGTGAAGCTTTTGCTAAATCACTAAATGCAACACCAACCAAAAATCCGTCATATCAAACAACATTAGTGATTGTTGGTTCTCTTGGCTCGAATGACTGGAGAACAGCCTCATTTGGCAAGAAAATTGAAGAAGCTAAAGAACTACAACAACGTGGTGCTAAATTAAAGATTATCACCGAAAATCAATGGCTAGAATTTATGCCTAGCGATGAACGTGAAATTTTTGAAAACTTAATCCATTCCTAA
- a CDS encoding transcriptional regulator, with the protein MNESIKKAVSILGSQTNLANACGVTQGAVQKWLNGGGISAEYLLKIESATNGQVTIRAICEELEK; encoded by the coding sequence ATGAATGAGAGTATTAAAAAAGCAGTATCAATTTTAGGTAGTCAAACTAACCTTGCAAACGCTTGTGGAGTTACTCAAGGAGCGGTGCAGAAATGGCTAAACGGCGGCGGGATTTCCGCTGAATATCTACTAAAAATCGAATCAGCCACCAACGGGCAAGTCACGATTCGGGCAATTTGCGAGGAGTTGGAGAAGTGA
- a CDS encoding phage integrase, whose amino-acid sequence MAVRKDESRGKWLAEAYVNGKRIRKWFDARAEANRFYNQLKIENSPLAQAVVVRREQPQKLSELCQLWYELHGKSLSGGAARYDKLKWMCKVFGDPYARDFTTSDFAEYRAKRLNGEIVNDSSGIVPKESQVNREQAILRAVFSELERLGKWSGGNPLAKIRAFKVKEKNLAFLRSDEIDRLLDVCDKSRNKYLSIIVRICLATGARWGEAQDLTSSQLIPYKITYAGTKSGKNRTIPISQELYDLIPKTSGKIFAGTYYKACHRAFKLALKEADITLPMGQATHVLRHTFASHFMMNGGNILVLRDILGHSDIKMTMRYAHFAPAHLEQAITLNPLVNR is encoded by the coding sequence ATGGCAGTTCGTAAAGATGAAAGCCGGGGTAAATGGCTTGCCGAAGCCTATGTAAATGGTAAGAGGATTCGTAAATGGTTTGATGCTAGAGCGGAGGCGAATCGCTTTTATAATCAGCTAAAAATAGAGAATAGCCCTTTGGCTCAAGCCGTAGTAGTCAGACGAGAACAGCCTCAAAAGCTATCTGAACTTTGTCAATTATGGTACGAATTACACGGCAAATCACTTTCCGGCGGTGCGGCAAGATACGATAAATTAAAATGGATGTGTAAAGTTTTTGGCGACCCTTACGCCCGTGATTTTACTACATCCGATTTTGCAGAATATCGGGCCAAACGTTTAAACGGGGAAATAGTCAATGATTCAAGCGGTATTGTGCCAAAGGAAAGCCAAGTAAACCGAGAGCAAGCCATTTTGAGAGCTGTTTTTTCGGAGTTGGAAAGGCTGGGAAAATGGAGCGGTGGTAATCCTCTAGCTAAGATTCGAGCTTTTAAGGTTAAAGAGAAAAATCTAGCCTTCTTGCGTTCTGATGAAATAGACCGTTTATTAGATGTTTGCGATAAATCAAGGAATAAGTATTTATCTATTATCGTGCGAATTTGTTTGGCAACCGGTGCAAGGTGGGGCGAAGCACAGGATTTAACATCATCTCAATTAATACCGTATAAAATTACCTATGCTGGTACGAAAAGCGGTAAAAATAGGACGATTCCTATATCTCAAGAGTTGTATGATTTAATCCCGAAAACTAGCGGTAAAATTTTTGCCGGCACTTATTATAAGGCTTGCCATCGTGCTTTTAAATTAGCTCTTAAAGAAGCGGATATTACCCTACCTATGGGGCAGGCCACCCACGTTTTACGGCATACTTTTGCCAGCCATTTTATGATGAACGGCGGTAACATTTTAGTATTGCGTGATATTTTGGGGCATTCCGACATCAAAATGACGATGCGTTATGCTCATTTTGCCCCGGCACACCTTGAGCAAGCCATCACTTTAAACCCTCTCGTAAACCGATAA
- a CDS encoding replication endonuclease encodes MKMNREQLNLVMDGKQCHKSVNSTAHGLSIQAWNYEAREKEVDEQRAKHAAEVIALRKPRKIQPLALADTDPQSTPLQQELFSAIPKDHYYFVESLIQKLPTKRQREHFRGLYLKELKSVKDDGSIAFRSGLKQITYANNFIRELVQDRLGLVFKQYRIDLTYLSKSLSEKWEWAKEHYTTQGEYFNYTPEITKAHDKAELLADKENYLPFYLIPNSKLEHLAEDVANIFQQIQVSYFTALAESGKAFSDRDLESVLDEIYKKCGDLCESVGFPYYYWESYQAKTEKGEEPSQKSMETALNKAVCKKHWVRTFNKIQAQLLEHLRIACGEVNTKTPYVSNDHFSFYCGKQAEALRFLKNSILVNVENEEEQIELFDMWFRSNSNPIKRRYEMMTRLRGVEEWAEENGYQALFLTLTAPSSFHAQHSKGGRNKKWQGSSPKQTHNYLNKVWQEFRALLAKRKIDHKGMRVAEPHQDGTPHWHLLSYVPQEHVEEFIELFERKALELDGDEKGAAEHRCKVELCDKTKGSATAYIAKYIAKNIDGFDEDDLTSDEAPEIDFKDNAKRVKAWASLWGIRQFQFYGVGSVSVWRELRRCTLGNFEGDKFMEDLFIYADNAEYACFMDKQAKGNIKQAPVKPYYEETEENKYGVVNKKIKGLFNQFKQVVSEGVKFITTRLKSYRIERKSKAVNSAAPEQEQAQTNTGRSPAWTCVNNCNPSNSKGSESETSQKVAIFLRNHPKELKRLNNALILQAIPQKFITDYKKMSLILGGEIQLYGNARIKFNGCELVFTQ; translated from the coding sequence ATGAAAATGAACCGTGAGCAGTTGAATTTAGTAATGGATGGCAAACAATGCCATAAAAGCGTAAATTCCACTGCTCACGGTTTATCTATTCAGGCGTGGAACTACGAAGCGAGAGAAAAAGAGGTAGATGAGCAACGTGCAAAACACGCTGCGGAGGTTATCGCATTGCGAAAACCACGCAAAATTCAACCGCTTGCACTAGCAGATACAGACCCACAAAGCACCCCACTACAACAAGAACTATTTTCAGCGATTCCGAAAGATCACTACTATTTCGTTGAATCACTGATCCAAAAACTACCCACCAAACGTCAAAGGGAACACTTCAGAGGCTTATATCTCAAAGAGCTGAAATCAGTAAAAGATGACGGCTCTATCGCCTTTCGTTCCGGCTTAAAGCAAATCACATACGCCAACAATTTTATTAGAGAGTTGGTGCAAGACCGTTTGGGGTTAGTATTCAAACAATACCGCATAGACCTCACCTATCTATCTAAATCACTTAGCGAAAAATGGGAATGGGCGAAAGAGCATTACACCACTCAAGGGGAATATTTTAACTATACCCCCGAAATTACCAAGGCACACGACAAAGCAGAGCTATTAGCAGACAAAGAGAACTATCTGCCGTTTTACCTTATCCCAAACAGTAAGCTAGAACACCTAGCTGAAGATGTAGCAAATATTTTTCAACAAATCCAAGTGAGCTACTTCACCGCCCTAGCGGAAAGTGGAAAAGCGTTTAGCGATAGAGATTTGGAATCTGTGCTAGATGAAATCTATAAGAAGTGTGGCGACCTATGCGAAAGTGTGGGCTTTCCCTATTACTACTGGGAGAGCTATCAAGCTAAAACTGAAAAGGGTGAAGAACCAAGTCAAAAATCAATGGAAACCGCACTGAACAAGGCAGTATGCAAAAAGCATTGGGTGAGAACGTTCAACAAAATTCAAGCCCAACTTTTGGAGCATTTACGCATTGCTTGCGGTGAGGTGAACACGAAAACCCCTTACGTTTCAAACGACCATTTCAGCTTCTACTGCGGCAAGCAGGCAGAGGCTTTACGATTTCTCAAAAACAGTATTTTGGTGAACGTAGAGAACGAGGAAGAGCAAATCGAACTGTTCGATATGTGGTTTCGCTCTAATTCAAACCCCATCAAACGCCGTTACGAAATGATGACCCGTTTGCGTGGTGTGGAAGAGTGGGCGGAAGAAAACGGTTACCAAGCCCTATTTTTAACGCTTACCGCTCCATCATCATTCCACGCCCAACACAGCAAAGGCGGCAGAAATAAGAAATGGCAAGGTTCAAGCCCGAAACAAACCCACAACTATTTAAATAAGGTGTGGCAAGAGTTCCGAGCCTTATTAGCAAAACGCAAAATCGACCACAAAGGAATGCGGGTGGCAGAGCCTCACCAAGACGGCACGCCACACTGGCACTTGTTGAGCTATGTGCCACAAGAACACGTGGAAGAGTTTATTGAGCTATTTGAACGTAAAGCCCTAGAGCTAGATGGGGATGAAAAAGGAGCGGCAGAACACCGCTGCAAGGTTGAGCTATGCGACAAAACCAAAGGCAGTGCAACTGCTTACATTGCGAAATATATCGCTAAAAACATTGATGGCTTTGATGAAGATGATCTGACATCAGACGAAGCACCGGAAATTGACTTCAAAGATAACGCAAAGCGTGTGAAAGCGTGGGCGAGCCTTTGGGGGATTCGCCAATTCCAGTTTTACGGTGTGGGGTCTGTTAGCGTTTGGCGAGAATTAAGACGTTGCACGCTTGGCAATTTTGAGGGCGACAAATTTATGGAAGACCTTTTCATTTATGCTGACAACGCAGAATACGCCTGTTTTATGGATAAACAAGCCAAAGGCAACATAAAGCAAGCACCGGTTAAGCCTTATTACGAAGAAACAGAGGAGAACAAGTACGGCGTAGTAAACAAGAAAATCAAGGGACTGTTTAATCAGTTTAAGCAAGTTGTTTCAGAGGGTGTGAAATTTATTACAACCCGTCTGAAATCTTACCGCATAGAACGAAAATCTAAGGCGGTAAATAGTGCTGCTCCTGAACAGGAGCAAGCACAAACAAACACAGGGCGAAGCCCTGCTTGGACTTGTGTCAATAACTGTAACCCTAGTAATAGCAAGGGTTCGGAGAGTGAAACAAGTCAAAAAGTGGCTATTTTCTTAAGAAATCATCCTAAAGAATTGAAACGGTTAAATAATGCACTAATTTTGCAAGCTATACCGCAAAAATTCATCACTGATTACAAGAAAATGAGCTTAATTCTAGGCGGAGAAATCCAACTTTACGGCAACGCACGCATAAAATTCAATGGGTGTGAGCTGGTATTTACACAATAA
- a CDS encoding ogr/Delta-like zinc finger family protein, whose amino-acid sequence MAKILDIYCECGSKAFITKTENIHSNFKKLYCTCRNPDCGHKFVMNLEFSHTTSTSKLTKEGLFKYLVNKLSEADKNELFKLITPSPKQKESFA is encoded by the coding sequence ATGGCGAAAATTTTAGATATTTATTGCGAATGTGGCTCTAAAGCATTTATTACAAAAACTGAAAATATTCATAGTAATTTTAAGAAATTGTATTGTACTTGTAGAAATCCCGATTGCGGGCATAAGTTTGTAATGAATTTAGAATTTAGCCATACCACCAGCACTAGCAAATTAACAAAAGAGGGGTTATTTAAATATTTGGTGAATAAATTATCCGAAGCAGATAAAAACGAATTATTTAAACTGATTACGCCAAGTCCAAAACAGAAAGAGAGTTTTGCATAA
- the ssb gene encoding single-stranded DNA-binding protein, which yields MAGVNKVILVGNLGADPKLNNEQDIEKLAARISIATSESWQDQRTGEKVEKTEWHSVVLWRRLAKIASDWLRKGDKVYIEGKLQTRKWTDNNGVERYTTEIIASSLQMLGTKGERTAPTNNAPKPQDGEVMTDEERQEAQQAQQQSSQNFDDDIPF from the coding sequence ATGGCAGGCGTAAATAAAGTGATTTTGGTCGGCAATCTTGGAGCCGATCCAAAACTCAATAATGAACAAGATATTGAGAAGTTAGCGGCTCGAATTTCGATTGCCACAAGCGAAAGCTGGCAAGACCAACGTACAGGCGAAAAGGTAGAGAAAACCGAATGGCACAGCGTGGTGTTATGGCGAAGACTGGCGAAAATTGCGAGCGATTGGCTACGCAAGGGGGATAAAGTCTATATAGAAGGCAAACTGCAAACCCGAAAATGGACGGACAATAACGGCGTAGAACGTTATACCACCGAAATTATCGCAAGCAGTCTTCAGATGTTAGGCACAAAAGGCGAAAGAACCGCCCCAACTAACAACGCACCAAAGCCACAAGATGGCGAGGTAATGACAGATGAAGAGCGACAAGAGGCACAACAAGCCCAACAGCAATCATCTCAAAATTTTGATGATGATATACCGTTCTGA
- a CDS encoding DUF6378 domain-containing protein: MKEKYWMMQMDYDENVIRRLQERFKPGRLLWRDIEMEKTNQIQQTLNERGKNYGSFDDVAAMSQQLKAVLLDSNTHLEPHQREAGEMICVKLARIFAGKNPSYEDNWRDIAGYAMLGGKLEG, encoded by the coding sequence ATGAAAGAAAAATATTGGATGATGCAGATGGATTATGATGAAAATGTAATAAGACGACTACAAGAACGTTTTAAACCTGGGAGATTACTATGGAGAGACATCGAAATGGAAAAAACTAACCAAATCCAACAAACCTTAAACGAGCGAGGCAAAAATTACGGCAGTTTTGATGATGTTGCCGCAATGAGCCAACAATTAAAAGCGGTGTTGCTTGATAGCAACACTCATTTAGAACCACATCAAAGAGAGGCCGGCGAGATGATTTGCGTGAAATTGGCACGCATTTTTGCTGGCAAGAATCCGAGTTATGAAGATAACTGGCGAGATATTGCCGGTTATGCGATGTTGGGCGGAAAATTGGAGGGGTAA